One Roseburia rectibacter DNA window includes the following coding sequences:
- a CDS encoding ABC transporter substrate-binding protein, protein MNLKKLVSVMLVSAMALSMGACGNSGNSAANTSSNGNSGSNESASSTESGAASTNSDDKLVVWTLSNDLIDYGKRFEEQTGVAVDTVVIEPANYPTKVQTALLGGETEPDIIVGEPKMLEDFYDAGFFEDLNQAPYNAQDYADQIVDYVWKVGQDSEGIQRAISYQITPAGIYYRRDIAKEVFGTDDPDEVGKLFKDYATILDTAEKLKDAGYRIFSSDAEMNVFSGDSAWVVDGTLNVDQARLDYMDLCVDLYQNDLTAYANQWSTPWYQAMSGEVPILSADIQNYADDSVNVWDATEFAEATEGMEKTTVFAYGLPSWGVLTMRDNVGETSGLWGVCAGPAAGFDGGTYIGISSQSERKDTAWEFVKFCTLNEDTSDWWIDYSQGDTVSLKSALEKHKDDENQIYGGEKLYQFWLDQAKNIDTSKVTRYDQAIGDAWGNAISAVKTGQMSKEDAINEFYDTIESTYPEITVNR, encoded by the coding sequence ATGAATCTGAAAAAGTTAGTATCCGTAATGCTGGTCAGTGCAATGGCATTATCCATGGGGGCATGTGGTAACTCCGGAAACAGTGCAGCAAATACTTCTTCCAATGGAAACAGCGGAAGCAATGAAAGTGCTTCCTCTACAGAGAGTGGAGCTGCTTCCACAAACAGTGATGACAAATTAGTTGTCTGGACACTTTCAAACGACCTGATCGATTATGGCAAGAGATTTGAAGAGCAGACAGGCGTTGCAGTTGATACCGTTGTTATCGAACCTGCAAACTACCCGACAAAAGTACAGACCGCATTACTTGGTGGTGAGACAGAGCCGGATATCATCGTTGGTGAGCCAAAGATGTTAGAGGATTTCTATGATGCAGGTTTCTTCGAAGATTTAAATCAGGCACCATATAATGCACAGGATTATGCAGACCAGATCGTTGATTATGTATGGAAAGTCGGACAGGATTCTGAAGGCATCCAGAGAGCAATCTCCTATCAGATCACACCGGCAGGTATCTATTACAGAAGAGATATCGCAAAAGAAGTATTCGGAACAGATGATCCGGACGAGGTTGGAAAGTTATTTAAAGATTATGCAACCATTCTTGATACAGCAGAGAAATTAAAAGATGCAGGATACAGAATCTTCTCCTCAGATGCCGAGATGAACGTATTCTCCGGAGACTCCGCATGGGTTGTAGATGGTACGTTGAATGTGGATCAGGCAAGACTTGATTACATGGATCTTTGTGTAGACTTATATCAGAACGACTTAACAGCATACGCAAACCAGTGGTCAACTCCATGGTATCAGGCTATGTCAGGAGAGGTTCCGATCTTAAGTGCTGATATCCAGAACTACGCAGATGATTCCGTTAACGTATGGGATGCCACAGAGTTTGCAGAGGCAACCGAGGGCATGGAGAAAACAACTGTATTTGCATATGGTCTTCCTTCCTGGGGTGTTCTTACCATGAGAGATAACGTAGGTGAGACATCCGGATTATGGGGCGTATGTGCAGGACCTGCAGCAGGGTTTGACGGCGGTACATATATCGGTATTTCTTCCCAGTCGGAAAGAAAAGATACTGCATGGGAATTTGTAAAATTCTGTACCTTAAACGAAGATACCTCTGACTGGTGGATCGATTATTCACAGGGTGATACAGTTTCCTTAAAATCTGCATTAGAGAAACACAAAGATGATGAGAACCAGATTTACGGCGGTGAGAAACTGTATCAGTTCTGGTTAGATCAGGCAAAGAACATTGATACTTCCAAAGTAACAAGATATGATCAGGCAATCGGTGATGCATGGGGCAATGCGATCTCTGCAGTTAAGACAGGTCAGATGTCAAAAGAGGATGCAATCAATGAGTTCTATGACACAATTGAGTCTACTTATCCGGAAATTACAGTAAACAGATAA
- a CDS encoding glycoside hydrolase family 30 beta sandwich domain-containing protein, protein MRFIWKQRKCRILKNDTFEKRLTYYYIGQFSRYIKKGAVRIGTTRYTDRIEVTGFLNPDGSRAIVLLNKTDAPAEYTLRENGEGCMGTLAPHSIQTICY, encoded by the coding sequence TTGAGATTTATATGGAAGCAGAGAAAATGCCGGATACTGAAAAATGACACCTTTGAGAAACGGCTTACTTACTATTATATCGGGCAGTTCAGCCGCTATATCAAAAAAGGTGCAGTCCGTATTGGAACGACACGTTACACAGACCGCATCGAAGTAACAGGATTTTTGAATCCGGATGGAAGCCGTGCGATCGTGCTTTTGAATAAGACAGATGCACCGGCAGAATACACCCTGCGTGAAAATGGCGAGGGCTGCATGGGAACACTTGCACCTCATTCCATCCAGACGATCTGCTACTAA
- a CDS encoding GH36-type glycosyl hydrolase domain-containing protein, producing the protein MQDTYQFIGEDATFNLKNAENYSYLYFPVAGEAGIKSAVTPNLSGDCKIDQNTFILEPVSAENLHNNRSSRNFWCHVANAGNWSATGISAEEESKKFTGLSDKNEVTAGLMWHTVTRTSDKYQLSAEITSFVPVDENAEIMYVEITNIGKMQVRFTPTAAIPLYGRSADNIRDHRHVTSLLHRIKTVENGVLVTPTLSFDERGHRKNDVTYFVCGFDGNGEPPKDFYPVVEDYIGEGGNFERPEAVVKNLEGVKAGCSFAGCEAVGGLHFKEVVLEAGETVSYTVLIGALKQQEAAEEKTDHENTGSDTVTDWKNADVEHGIAELTAKYKTADKVKNEFARVKAYWEEKVNVSYHTGDLVFDKYIHWVSFQPILRRIYGCSFLPHHDYGKGGRGWRDLWQDCLALLIMNPDGVREMLLSNFAGVRMDGTNATIIGERQGEFIADRNNITRVWMDHGVWPFFTTKLYIDETGDIEILDEQAAYFKDRQVVRGTKKDDAWDEAYGCWQKTETQEIYKGSVLEHLLLQNLTAFYEVGEHGHILLRGADWNDALDMAPERGESVAFTNAYAGNLKDIAELLKTYQEKTGKSTVFLAKEISVLLGGDGKLYDSVEKKKELLLSYAESCVHNVSGEKTEVPVKELIESLSDKAEWMMDHIRSTEWVTDSEGNGWFNGYYDNHGRRVEGEFEQGIRMMLTSQVFAVMAGTAKEEQVKEIIKSADRYLYKEEVGGYRLNTDFDEVKMDLGRMFGFAYGEKENGAVFSHMAVMFANALYRRGFAAEGYKALSALYRQSVNFPVSRIYPGIPEYFNGRGRGMYHYLTGAASWYMLTVITEMFGVKGKCGDLLLMPKLMPEQFDKNGLAKLSLFFAGVNCQVIYENKEKKAFDIYRIEEVRFDGRKLDQEEWKADEAEKSAIIPRTKLEEAGKMLHEVYVVLK; encoded by the coding sequence ATGCAGGATACATATCAGTTTATCGGAGAGGATGCCACATTTAACTTAAAAAATGCGGAAAATTACAGTTATCTGTATTTCCCTGTGGCAGGAGAAGCAGGAATCAAAAGTGCAGTGACACCGAATCTTTCAGGTGACTGTAAGATAGATCAGAATACTTTTATACTTGAGCCGGTCAGTGCAGAAAATCTGCATAATAACCGCAGCAGCAGGAACTTCTGGTGCCATGTCGCAAATGCTGGTAACTGGTCGGCAACAGGCATTTCTGCGGAAGAAGAGTCGAAGAAGTTTACCGGATTGTCAGATAAAAATGAAGTGACAGCAGGACTGATGTGGCATACCGTGACGAGAACTTCAGATAAATATCAGTTATCTGCAGAAATCACATCGTTCGTTCCGGTGGATGAGAACGCAGAGATCATGTATGTGGAGATCACAAATATCGGGAAGATGCAGGTGCGGTTCACACCGACAGCGGCAATCCCTTTATATGGAAGAAGTGCAGATAATATCAGGGATCACCGACATGTGACATCTTTACTGCACCGGATCAAAACGGTGGAAAACGGTGTGCTTGTGACACCGACACTTTCATTCGACGAGCGTGGGCACCGTAAAAATGATGTGACCTACTTTGTCTGTGGTTTTGATGGAAACGGCGAGCCGCCAAAAGATTTTTATCCGGTCGTGGAAGATTATATTGGAGAAGGCGGCAATTTCGAGAGACCGGAGGCAGTTGTAAAAAATCTTGAAGGTGTGAAGGCAGGATGCAGCTTTGCAGGATGCGAGGCGGTCGGAGGACTCCATTTTAAAGAGGTGGTGTTAGAGGCAGGTGAAACTGTGTCCTACACAGTCCTGATCGGAGCGTTAAAGCAGCAGGAAGCTGCAGAAGAAAAGACAGATCATGAGAATACAGGCAGTGACACAGTGACAGATTGGAAAAATGCTGACGTAGAACATGGTATCGCAGAACTTACCGCAAAATATAAAACAGCGGACAAAGTAAAAAACGAATTTGCCCGTGTGAAAGCCTATTGGGAAGAAAAAGTAAATGTTTCTTATCATACAGGAGATCTGGTGTTTGACAAATACATCCACTGGGTAAGTTTTCAGCCGATCTTACGACGGATCTACGGCTGTTCTTTCCTGCCACACCATGATTACGGAAAAGGCGGAAGGGGCTGGAGAGATCTCTGGCAGGATTGTCTGGCACTTCTGATCATGAATCCGGATGGTGTCCGGGAAATGCTTTTATCAAATTTTGCCGGTGTGCGTATGGATGGAACGAATGCAACAATTATCGGAGAAAGACAGGGCGAATTTATCGCAGACCGCAATAACATTACACGCGTGTGGATGGATCATGGTGTGTGGCCGTTTTTTACGACAAAACTTTATATCGATGAGACCGGGGACATAGAGATCTTAGATGAACAGGCTGCCTATTTTAAGGACAGACAGGTTGTAAGAGGAACCAAAAAGGATGATGCGTGGGACGAAGCATATGGCTGCTGGCAGAAAACAGAGACACAGGAAATCTATAAAGGGAGTGTATTAGAACATCTTCTGCTGCAGAATCTGACCGCTTTTTATGAGGTTGGGGAACATGGACATATCTTACTTCGCGGGGCAGACTGGAATGATGCACTGGATATGGCACCGGAACGCGGGGAGAGCGTTGCGTTCACAAATGCCTATGCCGGAAATTTAAAGGATATTGCGGAACTTTTAAAGACATATCAGGAAAAAACAGGAAAAAGTACCGTTTTCCTTGCAAAAGAGATCAGCGTGCTGTTAGGCGGAGACGGGAAATTATATGACTCCGTCGAAAAGAAGAAAGAGCTGCTTTTATCTTATGCAGAGAGCTGTGTACATAACGTCAGCGGAGAAAAAACAGAAGTACCGGTAAAAGAATTGATCGAAAGCCTGTCGGACAAAGCAGAATGGATGATGGATCATATCCGCAGCACCGAATGGGTGACAGATTCAGAGGGAAATGGCTGGTTTAACGGCTATTACGATAATCACGGCAGGCGTGTGGAGGGTGAATTTGAACAGGGCATCCGTATGATGCTTACCAGCCAGGTGTTCGCTGTGATGGCAGGAACTGCAAAAGAAGAACAGGTAAAAGAGATCATAAAGAGTGCAGACCGCTATCTGTATAAGGAAGAGGTCGGCGGTTACCGCCTGAATACGGATTTTGATGAGGTAAAGATGGATCTTGGCAGGATGTTTGGCTTTGCATATGGCGAGAAGGAAAACGGAGCTGTATTTTCCCACATGGCGGTGATGTTTGCAAATGCACTGTACCGGAGAGGATTTGCGGCGGAAGGATATAAGGCACTATCCGCCCTTTACCGTCAGTCGGTCAATTTCCCGGTCAGCAGGATCTATCCTGGAATCCCGGAATATTTTAACGGTCGCGGAAGAGGCATGTACCATTATCTGACCGGTGCTGCAAGCTGGTATATGCTGACAGTGATCACAGAAATGTTCGGGGTCAAAGGAAAATGCGGTGATCTTTTACTGATGCCAAAGCTGATGCCGGAGCAGTTTGATAAGAATGGTCTGGCAAAACTGTCACTTTTCTTTGCGGGCGTAAATTGTCAGGTTATTTATGAGAATAAAGAAAAAAAAGCATTCGATATATATCGGATCGAAGAAGTACGGTTTGACGGCAGAAAATTAGATCAGGAGGAATGGAAAGCAGATGAAGCAGAAAAATCTGCGATCATTCCAAGAACGAAGTTAGAAGAAGCAGGAAAAATGTTACATGAGGTGTATGTTGTACTGAAATAG
- a CDS encoding YgjV family protein, producing MDAGISSILVFLTSSISLLSIWWLKPQKMRIAGMATSITSLFYQISIKNWAGLLEIVVICSNILSFTKYKKETK from the coding sequence ATGGACGCCGGTATATCTTCCATACTGGTATTTCTGACATCATCGATCTCACTACTTTCGATCTGGTGGTTAAAACCACAGAAGATGCGGATTGCCGGAATGGCAACAAGTATTACGTCCCTGTTTTATCAGATCAGTATAAAAAACTGGGCAGGGCTGCTTGAAATCGTTGTGATCTGCAGTAATATCCTGTCTTTTACAAAATATAAGAAAGAAACAAAATAA
- a CDS encoding cytidylate kinase-like family protein has translation MAKRIITISREFGSGGRFIGEKVAKELGIAYYDKDIISQIAEKSGLSPEYIREKAELSTKKGLFAYAFTGRDITGKSVEDIVYETQSKVIMEIAQKEDCVIIGRNADFILKDRDDVLNVFIHGDMPQKVERICRLYHVTEADAKKMIMDIDKRRSTNYNFYTEQKWGLAANYTLALNSSQLGYDRCRQIILDCAK, from the coding sequence ATGGCAAAAAGAATTATCACGATCAGCAGGGAATTTGGAAGCGGAGGACGTTTTATCGGCGAGAAAGTGGCAAAAGAGCTTGGAATTGCATATTATGACAAAGATATTATCAGCCAGATCGCAGAGAAGTCAGGACTTTCACCGGAATATATCAGGGAAAAAGCAGAATTATCCACAAAAAAAGGGTTGTTTGCGTATGCATTTACAGGAAGGGATATCACGGGAAAATCCGTGGAAGATATCGTATATGAAACGCAGAGCAAAGTGATCATGGAAATAGCACAGAAAGAGGACTGTGTGATCATTGGAAGGAACGCCGATTTTATTTTAAAGGACAGGGATGATGTGCTGAATGTTTTTATACATGGGGATATGCCACAAAAAGTGGAGCGTATCTGCAGGTTATATCATGTGACGGAAGCTGATGCAAAGAAAATGATAATGGATATAGACAAACGTCGCAGCACAAACTATAATTTCTATACGGAACAGAAGTGGGGGCTGGCAGCGAATTATACGTTAGCGTTAAATAGTTCACAACTTGGATATGACAGATGCAGACAGATTATACTGGATTGTGCAAAATAA
- a CDS encoding MATE family efflux transporter, whose product MAESNKMKEMPVGKLMVQMGIPMILSMALQAVYNIVDSAFVGNMKVGSEAALNALTLVFPVQMLMVAVGIGTGVGTNALLARTLGQGNSKKAAKVAGNSLFLGVIIYAVCLLFGIFGVKAYISSQTVDAEVLSMGTDYLRICCVISFGIISFSLFEKLLQATGRSLYSTIGQVTGAVINIILDPIMIYGIGPVPEMGVKGAAYATVIGQVASALMLFVFHIRLNKEFDHGIKYMKPDTGIIKEIYAIGLQAIIAQALMSVMVYVMNLILKFAPAAQTAYGLFYKVQQFVLFLAFGLRDAITPIIAFAYGMLSKKRIEDVIRYGLLYTVALMIFGIIITEIFPGAFATLFNAGQSREYFIGAMRIISISFLFAGINVAYQGIYQALDGGIESLVISLLRQLVIILPLAGIFSVFVRNGQAGVSLIWWAFPVTEFIACLVGYVFLKKIRKTKVDSLD is encoded by the coding sequence ATGGCAGAGAGTAACAAAATGAAGGAGATGCCGGTAGGTAAGCTCATGGTTCAGATGGGGATACCGATGATCTTATCGATGGCATTGCAGGCGGTCTATAATATCGTGGACAGTGCCTTTGTCGGAAACATGAAGGTGGGAAGCGAGGCGGCATTAAATGCACTTACGCTGGTATTCCCCGTGCAGATGCTTATGGTCGCAGTCGGGATTGGAACAGGAGTAGGAACGAATGCGCTGCTTGCAAGAACGCTCGGGCAGGGAAACAGTAAAAAAGCGGCGAAAGTTGCAGGAAACAGCCTGTTTTTAGGTGTGATCATTTATGCAGTATGTCTGTTATTTGGAATTTTCGGGGTAAAAGCATATATTTCTTCGCAGACAGTGGATGCAGAAGTTCTTTCCATGGGAACGGATTATTTGAGAATCTGCTGTGTGATTTCTTTTGGAATCATTTCCTTTTCACTGTTTGAAAAATTATTACAGGCAACAGGACGTTCACTTTATTCTACGATCGGTCAGGTTACAGGAGCAGTGATCAATATCATTCTTGATCCAATCATGATCTATGGTATCGGACCGGTCCCGGAAATGGGGGTAAAGGGTGCTGCCTATGCAACGGTGATCGGACAGGTGGCATCGGCGTTAATGTTATTTGTTTTTCATATCAGATTAAATAAAGAATTTGACCACGGAATAAAGTATATGAAACCGGATACAGGCATTATAAAGGAAATATATGCGATCGGACTTCAGGCGATCATTGCACAGGCATTAATGTCTGTTATGGTATACGTAATGAACCTTATCTTAAAATTTGCTCCGGCAGCGCAGACCGCATACGGGCTGTTTTACAAAGTGCAGCAGTTTGTATTGTTCCTTGCTTTTGGACTGAGGGATGCGATCACCCCGATCATAGCTTTTGCATATGGCATGCTCAGTAAAAAGAGAATCGAAGACGTAATCAGATATGGCCTTTTATATACCGTTGCACTGATGATCTTTGGCATTATCATTACAGAAATTTTCCCTGGAGCATTTGCAACTTTGTTTAATGCCGGACAGTCGAGAGAATATTTTATCGGTGCAATGCGGATCATTTCCATCAGCTTTCTTTTTGCAGGGATCAATGTGGCATATCAGGGAATTTATCAGGCACTAGATGGTGGAATCGAATCACTTGTGATCTCACTTTTAAGACAGCTTGTGATCATATTGCCGTTAGCAGGAATATTTTCTGTGTTTGTAAGAAATGGTCAGGCAGGGGTTTCACTGATCTGGTGGGCATTTCCGGTCACAGAGTTTATAGCATGTCTGGTAGGATATGTATTTTTAAAGAAAATCAGAAAAACAAAAGTTGACAGTTTAGATTAG
- a CDS encoding flavodoxin — protein sequence MRTLIAYFSRAGENYFGGSIKNITVGNTEICAGLIKEFLEADLFKIEMKQPYSDQYRECVEQAKVDFAENNRPELINYPENMGDYDTIILGYPNYCGTIPMAVATFLEFFDTSGKKILPFCTNEGSGMGKSEETIKALCPDADVRKGKSIMGGQAKSSKTELEAWVKQNI from the coding sequence ATGCGTACATTGATTGCTTATTTTTCAAGAGCGGGAGAAAATTATTTTGGCGGTTCCATAAAAAATATAACGGTTGGAAACACAGAGATCTGTGCCGGACTCATAAAAGAATTTTTAGAAGCAGATCTTTTTAAAATTGAGATGAAACAGCCGTATTCGGATCAGTACCGGGAGTGTGTTGAACAGGCAAAAGTCGATTTTGCGGAAAATAACAGACCGGAACTCATAAATTATCCGGAAAATATGGGAGATTATGACACCATTATTCTCGGATATCCGAATTATTGCGGGACGATACCGATGGCAGTAGCAACGTTTTTGGAATTCTTTGATACTTCCGGAAAGAAAATCCTTCCGTTTTGCACGAATGAGGGAAGCGGTATGGGCAAAAGTGAGGAAACGATAAAAGCACTGTGCCCGGATGCGGATGTCAGAAAAGGTAAATCCATTATGGGCGGTCAGGCAAAGAGTTCAAAGACAGAACTTGAAGCATGGGTAAAGCAGAATATCTGA
- the galT gene encoding UDP-glucose--hexose-1-phosphate uridylyltransferase → MIQEKILELTEYGLVTGLVAPEDKRFTINRLLELFKLDELEENIVTAYEKREPMTQKSAEKALEGILTEMLDYAAEQGLMPEDTITYRDLFDTKIMSMLMPRPSEVITKFRGLYNHQSAQAATDYFYKLSCDSNYIRRYRIKKDLKWTADTEFGTLDITINLSKPEKDPKAIAAAKLAKQSGYPKCLLCKENEGYAGRVNHPARQNHRIIPVTINGSDWFFQYSPYVYYNEHCIIFNGQHTPMKIERATFGKLLDFVEQFPHYFVGSNADLPIVGGSILSHDHFQGGHYEFAMAKAPVEKEISFKGFEDVKAGIVKWPMSVIRISAEKKDRLIELADKILLAWRGYTDEAAFVFAETDGEPHNTITPIARRRGDLYELDLVLRNNITTEEHPLGVYHPHAKLHHIKKENIGLIEVMGLAVLPARLKKEMADLEQALFDGTSIREDEVLEKHADWVEEFLPKYGFTFGTGLEGEVTPERLHEIVQTEIGLVFMEVLKDAGVYKCTEEGRSAFMRFVDKVNE, encoded by the coding sequence ATGATACAGGAAAAGATTTTAGAGTTAACAGAATATGGTCTGGTGACAGGACTGGTTGCACCGGAAGATAAGAGATTTACCATCAATCGTCTGTTAGAGCTTTTTAAATTAGATGAGTTAGAAGAGAACATTGTTACAGCTTATGAAAAAAGAGAGCCAATGACACAGAAATCTGCAGAGAAAGCATTAGAGGGTATTCTTACAGAGATGCTTGACTATGCAGCAGAGCAGGGACTGATGCCGGAAGATACGATCACCTACCGCGATCTGTTTGATACAAAGATCATGAGCATGCTTATGCCAAGACCAAGCGAAGTCATTACAAAATTCCGTGGACTTTATAATCATCAGTCTGCCCAGGCAGCAACCGATTATTTTTATAAATTAAGCTGTGATTCAAACTATATCCGCAGATACCGTATCAAGAAAGATTTGAAATGGACTGCAGATACTGAGTTTGGTACATTGGATATCACGATCAATTTATCCAAACCGGAAAAAGATCCAAAAGCGATCGCAGCAGCGAAACTTGCAAAACAGAGCGGTTATCCGAAATGTTTACTCTGCAAGGAAAATGAGGGATATGCAGGCCGTGTGAACCATCCGGCAAGACAGAACCACAGGATCATTCCGGTAACGATCAATGGCAGTGACTGGTTTTTCCAGTATTCTCCTTATGTTTATTATAATGAGCACTGTATCATCTTTAACGGACAGCATACACCGATGAAGATCGAGCGTGCTACTTTTGGTAAACTGCTTGATTTCGTAGAGCAGTTCCCGCATTATTTTGTTGGTTCAAATGCAGATCTTCCGATCGTTGGCGGCTCTATTTTGAGCCATGATCATTTCCAGGGCGGTCATTATGAATTTGCCATGGCAAAAGCTCCGGTGGAAAAAGAGATATCATTCAAGGGATTTGAGGATGTCAAAGCAGGTATCGTAAAATGGCCGATGTCCGTTATCCGTATCAGCGCAGAGAAAAAAGACCGCCTGATCGAGCTGGCAGATAAGATTTTACTGGCATGGAGAGGTTACACAGACGAGGCTGCATTTGTTTTTGCCGAGACAGACGGAGAGCCACATAACACGATCACTCCGATCGCAAGAAGACGCGGCGATTTATACGAACTGGATCTGGTATTGCGTAATAATATCACAACAGAAGAACATCCGCTTGGTGTTTACCATCCGCATGCAAAACTGCACCATATCAAGAAAGAGAATATCGGTCTGATCGAGGTTATGGGACTTGCAGTGCTTCCGGCACGTCTGAAAAAAGAGATGGCAGATTTAGAGCAGGCATTGTTTGATGGAACATCTATCCGTGAGGATGAAGTCCTTGAAAAACATGCAGACTGGGTAGAAGAGTTCCTTCCGAAATACGGATTTACATTCGGTACCGGTTTAGAGGGCGAAGTTACTCCGGAAAGACTGCATGAGATCGTGCAGACAGAGATTGGTCTGGTATTTATGGAAGTATTAAAAGATGCCGGTGTTTACAAATGCACGGAAGAAGGAAGAAGTGCTTTCATGCGTTTTGTAGACAAAGTGAATGAATAG
- a CDS encoding galactokinase, with translation MVWENVLAKFKELFGDEGEIGVYFAPGRVNMIGEHTDYNGGHVFPCALTIGTYGVARKRNDKKLRFYSMNFEQLGVLESSVENLKPEKEADWTNYPKGVMWAFGEKGMKVEQGMDLVLFGNIPNGSGLSSSASVEVLTGFILRDMFGFDVTNQDLALIGQYSENKFNGVNCGIMDQFAIAMGKAGHAIFLDTATLKYEYAPIKLENAKIVISCSNKKRGLGDSKYNERRSECEKALAELQKVVSIDALGDLTEAQFEEHKDAIKEEVCVRRAKHAVYENQRTIKAVEALKNNDVALFGKLMNESHVSLRDDYEVTGIELDTLVEEAWKIDGVIGSRMTGAGFGGCTVSIVKDEAVDTFIKEVGAAYEKKIGYAADFYVVEIGDGPVKLA, from the coding sequence ATGGTTTGGGAGAACGTACTGGCAAAGTTTAAAGAGTTATTTGGAGATGAAGGTGAGATTGGTGTTTATTTTGCACCGGGACGTGTGAACATGATCGGAGAGCATACCGATTACAATGGCGGTCATGTATTTCCTTGTGCACTGACGATCGGTACTTATGGTGTGGCAAGAAAAAGAAATGATAAGAAGTTGCGTTTTTATTCCATGAACTTTGAGCAGCTTGGTGTGTTAGAGTCATCGGTAGAGAATTTAAAACCGGAGAAAGAAGCTGACTGGACAAATTACCCGAAGGGTGTAATGTGGGCATTCGGAGAAAAAGGCATGAAAGTAGAGCAGGGTATGGATCTTGTATTATTTGGAAACATCCCGAATGGTTCCGGACTTTCTTCTTCTGCATCCGTAGAGGTTTTAACAGGATTTATCTTACGCGATATGTTCGGATTTGACGTGACAAATCAGGATCTTGCACTGATCGGTCAGTATTCGGAAAATAAATTCAACGGTGTCAACTGTGGTATCATGGATCAGTTTGCTATCGCAATGGGCAAAGCAGGACACGCAATCTTCCTTGACACGGCAACTTTAAAATATGAGTATGCACCGATCAAACTGGAAAATGCAAAGATCGTGATTTCCTGCAGCAATAAAAAACGTGGACTTGGCGATTCCAAATACAATGAGCGCCGCAGTGAATGTGAGAAGGCATTAGCAGAGTTACAGAAAGTGGTTTCCATTGATGCACTCGGAGATCTGACAGAGGCACAGTTTGAGGAACACAAAGATGCCATTAAAGAGGAAGTGTGTGTAAGACGTGCAAAACATGCAGTCTATGAGAATCAGAGAACGATCAAAGCAGTAGAGGCGCTGAAAAATAATGATGTTGCTTTATTTGGAAAACTGATGAATGAATCACATGTTTCTCTCCGTGATGATTATGAGGTAACCGGTATCGAGCTTGATACTTTGGTCGAAGAAGCATGGAAGATCGATGGTGTGATCGGATCAAGAATGACTGGTGCAGGTTTTGGCGGATGTACGGTCAGTATCGTAAAAGATGAAGCTGTGGATACTTTTATCAAAGAAGTTGGAGCCGCTTATGAGAAGAAGATCGGATACGCAGCAGATTTCTATGTTGTTGAGATCGGTGACGGCCCGGTGAAATTAGCATAA